A genomic region of Serratia fonticola contains the following coding sequences:
- the bla gene encoding class A beta-lactamase produces MITNAFRQTALMAAAVIPLLFSSTALWARTAQDATATQQKLADLEKRSGGRLGVALINTADNSQIHYRGNERFAMCSTSKVMAVSAVLKQSETQKNLLNRRVEIKKSDLVNYNPITEKHLDTGMTLAELSAATLQYSDNTAMNKLLSTLGGPAKVTQFARSIGDVTFRLDRPEPELNTAIPGDERDTSSPLAMAKSLHNLTLGNALGEPQRAQLIAWMKGNTTGAESIRAGLPATWVVGDKTGSGDYGTTNDIAIVWPENRAPLILVTYFTQPQQDAKGRKDVLAAATKIVTEGL; encoded by the coding sequence ATGATTACCAATGCCTTCCGCCAAACAGCCCTGATGGCCGCCGCAGTCATCCCCCTGCTTTTCTCCAGCACCGCTCTGTGGGCACGTACCGCCCAGGATGCAACGGCGACTCAGCAAAAACTCGCTGATTTAGAGAAACGTTCTGGTGGACGTCTGGGTGTCGCCCTGATTAATACTGCCGATAACTCACAGATCCACTATCGTGGCAATGAACGTTTTGCGATGTGCAGTACCAGCAAAGTGATGGCAGTCTCCGCCGTTTTAAAACAGAGTGAGACCCAAAAAAATCTTTTGAACCGGCGAGTAGAGATCAAAAAATCCGACTTGGTCAACTATAACCCGATCACGGAAAAGCACCTGGATACCGGCATGACGCTGGCTGAGTTAAGCGCCGCAACCTTGCAGTACAGTGACAATACTGCCATGAACAAATTACTCAGTACGCTGGGGGGGCCGGCTAAAGTCACCCAGTTTGCACGTTCAATCGGTGATGTGACCTTCCGCCTGGACCGCCCTGAACCTGAGCTGAATACGGCGATCCCAGGGGATGAACGTGATACTTCATCACCGTTGGCGATGGCCAAAAGCCTGCATAATCTGACATTAGGTAACGCCCTTGGCGAGCCACAACGTGCCCAGTTGATCGCCTGGATGAAAGGCAATACCACCGGGGCAGAAAGTATTCGCGCTGGCCTGCCAGCGACGTGGGTGGTTGGCGATAAAACCGGCAGTGGCGACTATGGTACAACCAACGATATCGCCATCGTCTGGCCAGAAAATCGTGCCCCCTTGATCCTGGTGACCTATTTCACGCAACCACAGCAAGATGCCAAAGGCCGCAAGGATGTTTTGGCCGCCGCGACTAAAATCGTCACTGAAGGTCTTTAG
- the cho gene encoding excinuclease Cho has product MARRLATPRLEFEAEAIYQYPEHLRQWLEGLPSLPGVYLFHGECETMPLYIGKSVNIRSRVLSHLRTPGEAAMLHQARRITFIRTAGEIGALLLEAQLIKQQQPLFNKRLRRNKQLCALQLNDDKPTVVYAKEVDFARHSGLFGLFAHRRAALQALQSIADQHQLCYGLLGLEPLSRGRPCFRSALKRCAGACCGKESLAAHHQRLLAALEQSRVVCWPWRGPIALREQGPDMAQFHIIHHWLWLGAVKHLDEAKALMVAAPGFDSDGYKILCKPIISGQYEIIELDENT; this is encoded by the coding sequence TTGGCTAGACGTCTTGCCACGCCAAGGCTGGAATTTGAAGCGGAAGCGATTTACCAATACCCAGAGCATCTTCGCCAATGGCTTGAGGGGTTGCCTTCTTTGCCTGGGGTGTATCTGTTCCATGGTGAGTGCGAAACCATGCCACTCTATATCGGTAAAAGCGTCAATATTCGCAGCCGGGTGCTTTCACATTTACGTACCCCGGGCGAAGCCGCCATGTTGCACCAGGCCAGGCGGATCACCTTCATCAGAACCGCCGGAGAAATAGGGGCGTTGTTACTGGAGGCGCAACTGATTAAGCAGCAACAACCGCTGTTTAATAAACGCCTGCGCCGCAACAAACAACTTTGTGCGTTGCAGCTTAATGACGATAAACCCACCGTGGTTTATGCCAAAGAGGTGGATTTTGCGCGGCATTCCGGGTTATTCGGGCTGTTTGCTCACCGGCGTGCGGCACTGCAAGCGCTACAATCCATCGCCGACCAGCATCAACTTTGCTATGGATTATTAGGGCTTGAGCCATTGAGCCGGGGCCGCCCCTGTTTTCGTTCGGCACTGAAACGCTGTGCAGGCGCGTGCTGTGGCAAAGAAAGCCTTGCTGCGCATCACCAACGCCTGCTTGCTGCCCTTGAGCAAAGCCGAGTGGTGTGCTGGCCATGGCGTGGTCCGATCGCCCTGCGAGAGCAGGGACCTGATATGGCACAATTCCATATTATTCACCACTGGCTGTGGCTTGGTGCGGTAAAGCATCTGGATGAGGCGAAAGCGCTCATGGTTGCAGCACCGGGTTTTGACAGTGATGGCTACAAGATCCTCTGTAAACCCATTATCAGTGGACAGTATGAGATCATCGAACTTGACGAAAACACATGA
- the umuD gene encoding translesion error-prone DNA polymerase V autoproteolytic subunit: MKYFVPTFTPEKLFIPLFSDRVPAGFPSPAQDYIHARIDLNEYCISHPNATYFLFASGESMLEAGITDGSMLVVDRSIGAEHGDIVIASIAGEFTVKRLCLRPVAQLEPMNPKYLPIPLPKDSDEVDIVGVVVSTITRLK, encoded by the coding sequence ATGAAATACTTTGTTCCCACTTTCACACCAGAGAAGCTGTTCATTCCCTTGTTTTCTGACAGGGTGCCTGCCGGTTTTCCAAGCCCGGCACAGGACTATATTCACGCCAGGATCGATCTCAACGAGTATTGCATCAGTCATCCTAACGCGACCTATTTTCTCTTTGCATCCGGCGAAAGCATGCTGGAAGCGGGCATTACGGATGGTTCGATGCTGGTGGTCGATCGCAGTATCGGTGCTGAGCATGGCGATATCGTCATTGCCAGCATTGCAGGGGAATTCACCGTGAAACGGTTATGCCTGCGGCCTGTTGCGCAACTCGAACCGATGAACCCTAAATATCTCCCCATTCCGCTGCCGAAAGACAGTGATGAAGTAGATATTGTCGGGGTGGTGGTCTCAACGATTACGAGGCTGAAGTAA
- the umuC gene encoding translesion error-prone DNA polymerase V subunit UmuC: protein MYALADVNSFYASCEMLWRPDLRGRPVVVLSNNDGCVVACNKEAKALGLAMGGPYFKIRQQLERAGGVAFSSNYELYADMSARVMTVLEELVPRVEIYSIDESFLDLASVGNILDLAQFGRQIRTKVRRDTGLTVGVGIAQTKTLAKLANFAAKKWRQTGGVVDLSDPLRQRKLMALVPVAEIWGIGRRISKQLMAMGIENALQLADASTTMIRKRFSVVVERTVRELRGEPCLAFEEFAPTKQQIISSRSFGERITEYEHMHQAICLYATRAAEKLRQERQYCRHVSVWIKTSPFATKETYYGNSASIKLNTPTQDTRDIIAAAIRCLAVIWQSGHRFDKGGVMLQDFSSQGVAQLELFSEYPPRPDSEKLMQVMDHINHSGRAKLWFAGQGTQQMWSMKRALLSPAYTTRISDLPCARVY, encoded by the coding sequence ATGTACGCTTTGGCAGATGTGAATAGCTTTTATGCCAGCTGCGAAATGTTGTGGCGCCCGGATCTGCGAGGTCGTCCTGTGGTGGTGTTATCCAATAACGACGGTTGTGTGGTCGCCTGTAACAAAGAGGCCAAAGCGTTGGGGTTGGCGATGGGGGGCCCCTATTTCAAGATCAGACAGCAGCTGGAACGTGCCGGTGGTGTTGCTTTTAGCAGCAATTACGAGCTGTATGCTGATATGTCTGCCCGGGTGATGACGGTTCTGGAAGAATTGGTGCCACGCGTTGAGATCTATTCTATCGACGAAAGCTTTCTCGATCTGGCGTCGGTGGGGAATATTTTGGATCTGGCACAGTTCGGACGGCAGATCCGCACTAAAGTGCGGCGAGATACCGGTTTAACGGTGGGGGTTGGCATTGCGCAGACCAAGACGCTGGCCAAGCTGGCCAATTTTGCCGCCAAAAAGTGGCGGCAGACCGGTGGCGTTGTCGATCTCTCCGATCCGTTGCGGCAACGTAAACTGATGGCTCTGGTGCCGGTGGCTGAAATATGGGGCATTGGCAGACGCATATCAAAGCAACTGATGGCGATGGGGATTGAGAACGCGCTGCAACTGGCCGACGCCAGCACCACGATGATCCGTAAACGCTTCAGCGTCGTGGTGGAGCGTACGGTGAGGGAGTTGCGTGGCGAGCCCTGTTTGGCCTTTGAAGAGTTTGCCCCCACCAAGCAGCAGATTATTAGTAGCCGCAGCTTTGGTGAACGTATCACCGAGTACGAGCATATGCATCAGGCTATCTGTTTGTATGCGACGCGCGCGGCAGAAAAACTGCGGCAAGAACGGCAGTACTGTCGTCACGTCAGCGTGTGGATCAAAACCAGTCCCTTCGCGACCAAAGAGACCTACTACGGCAATTCGGCCAGTATCAAATTGAACACCCCAACGCAGGATACCCGCGATATCATTGCCGCCGCGATACGCTGCCTGGCGGTAATTTGGCAATCTGGTCATCGTTTTGATAAAGGTGGCGTGATGTTGCAGGACTTTTCCAGCCAGGGCGTCGCCCAGCTTGAACTGTTCAGTGAATACCCGCCTCGGCCTGACAGCGAAAAGTTGATGCAGGTAATGGACCATATCAACCATTCTGGCCGGGCAAAATTATGGTTTGCCGGGCAGGGGACACAGCAGATGTGGTCAATGAAGCGCGCATTGCTTTCCCCGGCCTATACCACCAGGATCAGCGACTTGCCCTGTGCCAGAGTGTATTGA
- the uspF gene encoding universal stress protein UspF, whose product MYHTILVPIDISDADLTLQVIPHVEAQAKVNDAMVYFMTVIPTVPYYTTLGLAYSGEIPDKEQFRSEALSQLSDIVKKFNLPEDRVKKHITAGAPKDQILNFAESINPDLIVIASHRPSITTYLLGSNAAAVVRHAKCSVLVVR is encoded by the coding sequence ATGTATCACACTATTTTAGTGCCGATTGACATCTCAGATGCTGATTTAACACTGCAGGTTATTCCGCACGTTGAAGCGCAAGCCAAAGTTAATGATGCCATGGTCTATTTCATGACGGTAATCCCGACGGTGCCCTATTACACCACGCTGGGGCTCGCCTATTCAGGCGAAATACCGGATAAAGAGCAATTCAGAAGCGAAGCACTGTCACAGCTCTCTGACATTGTGAAAAAATTCAATCTTCCGGAAGACAGGGTAAAAAAACACATCACCGCCGGTGCCCCTAAAGATCAAATATTGAACTTTGCCGAATCGATTAATCCCGATCTGATTGTTATCGCTTCACACCGCCCCAGCATTACCACTTATCTGCTGGGCTCAAACGCTGCGGCCGTCGTTCGCCATGCAAAATGTTCCGTGCTTGTCGTACGGTGA
- the uraH gene encoding hydroxyisourate hydrolase, with protein MKVLIPMLLASLSFSVVAAETSNPLSVHVLNQQTGLPSKGVVVELDKQEGKDWKRLAQAVTDQGGRIGSLYPSGKDMDVGVYKVTFKTGDYFAGNHQETFFPEVPVIFKVTTTNQKLHIPLLLSQYGYSTYRGS; from the coding sequence GTGAAAGTCCTTATTCCCATGCTGTTAGCTTCCCTGAGTTTTTCGGTAGTCGCTGCTGAGACTTCCAATCCGCTGAGTGTTCACGTTCTTAACCAACAAACTGGGCTCCCTTCAAAAGGCGTCGTTGTCGAGTTGGATAAGCAAGAGGGTAAGGACTGGAAACGTCTTGCCCAGGCGGTCACTGACCAGGGTGGGCGTATTGGTTCTCTGTATCCTTCAGGAAAAGATATGGACGTTGGCGTGTATAAAGTGACCTTCAAGACGGGCGACTATTTTGCAGGTAACCACCAGGAGACATTCTTCCCGGAAGTTCCGGTTATTTTTAAAGTAACGACCACCAATCAGAAGCTGCATATTCCTCTTCTTCTGAGCCAGTACGGGTACTCGACCTACCGAGGCAGCTGA
- a CDS encoding chitinase — translation MAKTKFAPFIDVSVNADWSDWQNYPQGRPNKIYSDAAIKLGMDMLFFGFLTAAPNNQACWAAQPTMPIGWAQPLAKELIAGGVKVAVSFGGAANSDVSKVMTVDQLIATYQQTIDQLGATHLDFDFENGLYDEDKAFTALQTIKAKNPTVTMSLTLPIMPTGLNGVGLALVQKAKAAGLEMKVNGMAMDYYSPNYTEMGEAAVLAATSLKGQLAVIYPALTDAQLYEKVQITPMIGINDDGTMFTFADINILTAFAKTSAMDLIAIWSLTRDNPGGGQWADAEHSGNPEQTVPFEYSSRFVAAMK, via the coding sequence ATGGCGAAGACAAAGTTTGCCCCCTTTATTGATGTCAGCGTCAATGCGGATTGGTCAGATTGGCAGAATTATCCGCAGGGTCGGCCCAATAAAATCTACAGTGACGCGGCTATCAAGCTCGGTATGGATATGCTGTTCTTTGGTTTTCTGACCGCGGCACCCAATAATCAGGCCTGTTGGGCGGCACAGCCAACCATGCCGATCGGTTGGGCACAACCGTTGGCCAAAGAGCTGATCGCCGGTGGGGTCAAGGTGGCGGTGTCCTTTGGTGGCGCGGCGAACAGTGATGTTTCCAAGGTCATGACGGTAGATCAACTGATTGCGACCTATCAGCAGACGATCGATCAACTGGGTGCCACACATCTGGATTTTGATTTCGAAAACGGTTTATACGATGAAGATAAAGCCTTTACGGCGCTGCAAACCATTAAAGCGAAAAATCCAACGGTAACCATGAGCCTGACGCTGCCAATCATGCCAACCGGCCTGAATGGCGTGGGCTTGGCATTGGTTCAAAAGGCCAAGGCGGCTGGGTTGGAGATGAAAGTGAACGGTATGGCGATGGACTACTACAGCCCGAACTATACCGAAATGGGGGAGGCGGCGGTGCTGGCGGCCACCAGCCTGAAAGGGCAGTTAGCCGTGATCTATCCTGCACTGACGGATGCCCAACTGTATGAAAAAGTACAAATCACGCCAATGATTGGTATCAATGATGACGGCACGATGTTTACCTTTGCCGACATCAATATACTGACGGCCTTCGCCAAAACCAGCGCGATGGATCTGATCGCCATTTGGAGCCTGACCCGCGATAATCCAGGTGGTGGGCAATGGGCAGACGCAGAACATTCCGGTAACCCTGAACAAACGGTGCCGTTTGAATATTCCAGCCGTTTCGTTGCGGCGATGAAATAA
- a CDS encoding class I fructose-bisphosphate aldolase: MTLSSKVRMNRLFRQGKCLDVAIDHGIANEPDFLIGLEDIEQVMQNLVAAQPDAIQVNYGQADLLQTLPLRHKPALVMRTDVGNAYNAARHREMWAVLHNPEDPILAALQMDAAAVVVNLYMIPDEPGIFRQCVENIGRLRHACDRYAMPLMIEPLVMAPAGQGAAYGSLGDVEKMVPLVRLARELGADIIKADPTERVEDFHRVVEAARCPTLVRGGGKGELAAVLEKSAALMAQGASGMVYGRNVYQHSNPSQVVSALMAIIHQGATGQQALEIYQQG, translated from the coding sequence ATGACACTCAGCAGTAAAGTACGGATGAACCGTCTGTTTCGTCAGGGTAAATGTCTTGATGTGGCTATCGATCACGGTATTGCCAATGAACCTGACTTTTTGATTGGGCTGGAAGATATTGAACAGGTCATGCAAAACCTGGTGGCGGCACAGCCGGATGCCATTCAGGTCAACTATGGTCAGGCAGATCTGCTGCAAACCCTGCCGCTGCGCCATAAGCCGGCATTGGTCATGCGCACCGATGTCGGCAATGCCTATAACGCCGCACGTCACCGTGAAATGTGGGCGGTATTGCATAATCCGGAAGATCCGATATTGGCCGCGTTACAGATGGATGCGGCAGCCGTGGTCGTGAATCTGTATATGATCCCCGACGAACCCGGTATTTTTCGCCAATGTGTGGAAAACATCGGCCGTCTGCGCCATGCCTGCGATCGCTATGCGATGCCGCTGATGATTGAGCCTTTGGTGATGGCCCCCGCAGGTCAGGGAGCCGCCTACGGTTCACTGGGTGATGTGGAGAAAATGGTGCCGCTGGTCAGGCTGGCGCGAGAATTGGGGGCAGATATTATCAAAGCCGATCCCACTGAGCGGGTTGAAGACTTCCATCGGGTGGTAGAAGCGGCTCGCTGCCCAACGCTGGTGCGCGGAGGTGGCAAAGGCGAACTGGCCGCGGTATTGGAAAAGTCAGCCGCGTTGATGGCGCAAGGAGCCAGCGGCATGGTGTATGGCCGTAATGTCTATCAACACAGTAACCCATCGCAGGTGGTCAGCGCCTTGATGGCCATTATTCATCAAGGTGCCACAGGCCAACAGGCGCTTGAGATCTATCAGCAAGGCTGA
- a CDS encoding carbon-nitrogen hydrolase family protein: MRITLAQFTCREGDIAHNLAAVLAQIDRCRGQTDLLVFPETQLTGFTDPDGKTDYALSLTSKELEQVVMASRRADLAVAVGFLEQQGEQLFNSSVLITPEQGIYLHYRKSHLWTNERAEAQAGDRLVCGLWRGRRIGLLICYDIEFPEASRALALMGCDLLLVTDGNMDPYGHVHRNALLSRAQDNQMFVAMANRAGQGCGMHFAGESLVADPLGREIASLGREADVLHTELDFSLLDEARSHYRYLDDRRLALGDETQWQQQNDEQRWWPLVPR; the protein is encoded by the coding sequence ATGCGGATAACGTTGGCCCAATTTACCTGTCGTGAAGGGGATATCGCGCATAACCTGGCTGCCGTGTTGGCACAAATTGATCGTTGCCGTGGCCAAACCGACTTGCTGGTTTTCCCAGAGACACAGCTTACCGGATTTACCGATCCTGATGGAAAAACGGACTACGCGCTGTCATTAACCAGTAAAGAACTTGAGCAAGTGGTGATGGCGAGCCGTCGCGCAGACCTTGCCGTTGCCGTAGGTTTTCTGGAGCAACAGGGGGAGCAGTTGTTCAACAGCTCGGTGTTGATCACCCCTGAACAGGGGATTTATCTGCATTATCGCAAGAGCCATTTGTGGACCAACGAACGGGCAGAAGCGCAGGCGGGCGATCGTCTGGTCTGCGGTCTGTGGCGGGGGCGGCGTATCGGGCTGCTGATCTGTTACGACATTGAATTCCCCGAGGCATCACGGGCGTTGGCCTTGATGGGATGTGATTTACTGTTGGTCACCGATGGCAATATGGATCCCTATGGTCATGTGCACCGTAATGCGCTGTTATCGCGCGCGCAGGACAACCAGATGTTTGTCGCCATGGCTAACCGTGCGGGGCAGGGATGCGGTATGCACTTTGCCGGAGAAAGCCTGGTGGCCGATCCTCTGGGGCGGGAGATTGCCAGCCTTGGGCGTGAAGCGGATGTTCTGCATACTGAGCTGGATTTCAGCCTGTTGGATGAGGCCCGCAGCCATTATCGCTATCTTGACGATCGCCGTCTGGCGTTGGGTGACGAGACACAGTGGCAGCAGCAGAATGATGAGCAACGCTGGTGGCCTTTGGTCCCCCGTTAA
- a CDS encoding HD domain-containing phosphohydrolase, whose translation MNGLMTGFRSRYPLHIQIATLFTLLIISIGSVIIIFNHSQLSKLTEASTNRQYEKTAEAIAAELNSVTQSMMMSVNILASTQIMQATTHEQRMHFIGSLIEILQQNNYANAVYSAYPNGDFFILRRLSDTNRALFLAPENAEWLIQSNRFVDTKPETQTVYLDGKQQVIAAHVLPFNGYDPRERTWYQLATKSKHLITSPLYIFKGTGETGFTYSRQAESGHAVIGLDISLASLSLFLKQNLPPDSQAAIINTANQIIASQPPRAINGGEELTAIAQHPILQARLDSHNGNNTSSSALFTAQGQRWYGAVIPLNGHDNHHYQLVIATPAAYLTTDADAIRNRSTQLAIALLLISLPLVWYFSLRISRPLIRLRQDADAISNLHFDERETEHSLIEEVDDLHRAMSKMKLTLKQFISMGSLLSAKDDFPQQMQGLLTETIEIATMRGGIIFLSDKTPGHFSPIAFSWAGKGITTSAAATLQFDKDQPGEFWRVLEGNTVADLFTPENIPSPLLTLLSPHLPLHYVVVPMQTHDHQLMGFLLLLTPTELSTEHKQSKIPLINALVGSLSVAIETQYLLQEQKNLMSAFIKLIAGAIDAKSAYTGGHCQRVPIITKMLAKAAVDAQEGPFAHFTLSANEWEELHTACWLHDCGKITTPEAVVDKATKLELIYDRIHEVRMRFEVLKREKEINFLRKHATWVASADEEQRLRDELHQLDEDFYFIAQCNIGSEFLSDGAFSRIQQIAQYQWTRTLDDTAGVSREELARKQRRPPTSLPVMEAMLADKEEHIIYRDDKSRVPASYHFKLKEPALLYNHGEIYNLGIRKGTLNDEERYKINEHIMQTIIMLEKLPFPRTMANVPVIAGGHHERMDGKGYPYQLNYTQMSLPVRMMAIADVFEALTAADRPYKPGKQLSEALSIMVSMVNENHLDRELFILFLESGIWHDYALSYLQADKRDSVDIAALLSKLKPQTIVLEETTDYQPTA comes from the coding sequence ATGAACGGCCTAATGACAGGATTCAGAAGTCGCTATCCTTTACATATTCAGATTGCCACGCTTTTCACTTTGCTGATTATCTCCATTGGCAGCGTGATTATTATTTTCAACCATAGCCAACTCTCCAAACTGACCGAGGCCAGTACCAACAGACAGTATGAGAAAACCGCGGAGGCCATTGCCGCGGAGTTAAATTCCGTTACCCAAAGCATGATGATGTCGGTAAATATCCTTGCAAGCACGCAAATAATGCAGGCTACGACGCACGAACAAAGGATGCATTTTATCGGTTCACTGATAGAAATACTGCAGCAGAATAATTATGCCAATGCGGTATATAGCGCGTATCCCAACGGCGACTTCTTTATTCTGCGACGGCTATCCGACACCAATCGCGCTTTATTTCTGGCCCCCGAAAATGCCGAGTGGCTGATACAAAGCAACCGTTTTGTAGACACCAAGCCAGAAACGCAGACGGTTTATTTAGATGGTAAACAGCAGGTTATCGCGGCCCACGTCTTACCGTTTAACGGCTATGATCCCCGTGAGCGCACTTGGTATCAGCTTGCCACAAAGAGTAAACATCTGATCACTTCGCCACTCTATATTTTCAAAGGCACGGGCGAGACCGGTTTCACCTACAGCAGGCAGGCTGAAAGCGGTCATGCCGTTATTGGTTTGGATATCTCGCTGGCCTCACTGTCGCTGTTCCTTAAACAGAACCTGCCGCCGGATAGCCAAGCTGCAATTATCAATACGGCCAACCAGATTATCGCCAGCCAACCCCCGCGCGCAATCAATGGCGGCGAAGAGCTAACAGCCATTGCGCAACACCCGATTTTGCAGGCACGCCTGGATTCCCATAATGGCAATAACACCAGCAGCAGCGCCCTTTTTACGGCTCAGGGCCAACGCTGGTATGGTGCCGTTATTCCACTCAACGGTCATGACAATCATCATTACCAGTTGGTGATTGCTACCCCTGCGGCATACCTGACTACAGATGCCGACGCCATTCGCAATCGCTCGACCCAGCTCGCCATTGCGCTGCTGCTGATCAGCCTACCGCTGGTCTGGTATTTTTCATTACGCATCTCGCGGCCGCTTATTCGCCTACGTCAAGATGCCGATGCGATCAGCAATCTGCATTTTGATGAGCGGGAAACAGAACACTCCTTAATTGAAGAGGTCGATGACCTGCATCGCGCCATGTCAAAAATGAAACTGACGCTAAAGCAGTTTATCTCCATGGGCAGTCTGTTATCTGCCAAGGATGACTTCCCTCAGCAGATGCAGGGCTTGCTGACAGAAACGATCGAGATCGCCACCATGCGCGGAGGCATTATCTTCTTGTCTGATAAGACGCCTGGCCACTTTTCGCCGATTGCCTTCAGTTGGGCCGGGAAAGGCATCACCACCTCTGCAGCGGCAACATTGCAGTTTGATAAAGACCAGCCTGGCGAATTCTGGCGGGTACTGGAGGGCAACACCGTTGCCGACCTCTTTACGCCTGAAAACATACCCTCCCCGTTGCTCACGTTGTTGAGTCCTCACTTGCCGCTGCACTATGTGGTGGTCCCGATGCAAACGCATGATCACCAGTTGATGGGCTTTTTACTGCTGCTTACCCCTACCGAATTGAGCACTGAGCATAAACAGAGCAAGATCCCGTTGATTAATGCCCTGGTGGGAAGCTTATCGGTCGCAATAGAGACCCAGTATCTGCTGCAAGAGCAAAAAAACCTGATGAGCGCCTTTATCAAGCTGATTGCCGGAGCCATTGATGCCAAAAGCGCTTACACCGGTGGCCATTGCCAACGAGTGCCAATCATCACCAAGATGCTGGCCAAAGCAGCGGTTGATGCCCAAGAGGGGCCATTCGCTCATTTTACGCTTTCAGCCAATGAATGGGAGGAGTTACACACCGCTTGCTGGTTGCATGACTGCGGAAAAATCACCACGCCAGAGGCGGTTGTGGATAAAGCCACCAAGCTGGAGCTGATCTACGATCGCATTCATGAAGTTCGTATGCGCTTTGAAGTCTTGAAGCGGGAAAAAGAGATTAACTTTCTGCGCAAACACGCCACCTGGGTAGCGAGCGCTGACGAGGAGCAACGGTTACGTGACGAACTGCATCAATTGGACGAAGATTTCTATTTTATCGCCCAATGTAACATCGGCAGTGAGTTCCTGTCTGACGGCGCTTTCTCCCGCATTCAGCAGATTGCCCAGTATCAATGGACACGGACTCTGGATGATACCGCCGGCGTTTCCCGGGAAGAGCTGGCGCGGAAACAGCGCCGCCCACCCACCTCATTACCGGTGATGGAAGCGATGCTGGCGGATAAGGAAGAGCACATCATCTACCGGGATGATAAAAGCCGGGTACCAGCAAGCTATCACTTCAAACTCAAAGAACCGGCCTTACTCTATAACCACGGGGAAATTTATAACCTGGGTATTCGCAAAGGCACCCTGAACGACGAAGAGCGCTATAAAATTAATGAACACATCATGCAGACTATTATCATGCTGGAAAAACTGCCGTTCCCGCGTACCATGGCGAATGTGCCGGTAATTGCGGGCGGCCACCATGAACGTATGGATGGCAAGGGTTACCCTTACCAACTGAACTATACGCAAATGAGTCTTCCGGTTCGGATGATGGCGATTGCCGATGTGTTTGAAGCGCTGACCGCGGCCGATAGGCCCTATAAACCAGGCAAACAGTTGTCTGAGGCACTCAGTATCATGGTCAGCATGGTGAACGAAAATCATCTGGACCGCGAATTGTTCATACTTTTCCTGGAGTCAGGCATCTGGCACGACTACGCGCTGAGCTATCTGCAGGCCGATAAGCGAGACTCGGTGGATATTGCCGCACTGTTAAGCAAACTCAAACCACAAACGATTGTGCTGGAAGAAACAACGGATTATCAGCCGACGGCCTAG